Proteins co-encoded in one Candidatus Limnocylindrales bacterium genomic window:
- the dnaN gene encoding DNA polymerase III subunit beta, translating into MEIHIERKTFLEGIQQVQSVVERKSTSPILSHVLLETKNTMLSLTATDREISIETLLPASITKPGSITLSAQKLFEILKELPESSVHLSTQENHWVVLKCQNSTFRLAGLPKIEFPELPSVKSDESFDLESPILREMITKTSFAISHDPNRNALTGSLFHTDNDRLSMVSTDGHRLAVITKEIPKDSALKNFEVIIPFKTVMEVKKLCDSSPSTGKQEGAEAQRHVPVLNIGFGNNQIIFSKENTTLISRLIDAQFPDYKQVIPRTSLYHISMNKEAFHRAVRRVSLLSNEKSRLIKFTISPGLLHLTSFDPELGEAREELSVEYSGDEVVIGFNAKYISEFLSVIEGETLHMEFNDPLSPGLFTSPEEKDFQCVIMPMRV; encoded by the coding sequence ATGGAAATCCACATCGAACGAAAAACCTTTTTAGAAGGAATTCAACAGGTTCAGAGCGTTGTCGAAAGAAAAAGTACTTCCCCTATACTCTCCCATGTCCTGTTGGAGACAAAGAATACCATGCTCTCTTTAACGGCCACAGATCGTGAAATTAGTATAGAAACTCTCTTGCCAGCTTCCATTACCAAACCGGGGAGTATCACATTATCTGCCCAAAAACTTTTTGAAATCTTGAAAGAACTTCCTGAAAGTTCCGTTCATCTGAGTACGCAAGAAAATCACTGGGTCGTACTAAAATGTCAGAACTCTACTTTCCGTCTTGCAGGACTTCCCAAAATCGAATTTCCCGAACTTCCCTCTGTAAAAAGCGATGAATCCTTTGATCTGGAAAGTCCAATACTTCGGGAGATGATTACCAAAACCTCCTTTGCAATCTCCCATGATCCCAATCGAAATGCTCTGACTGGTTCATTATTCCATACAGATAATGACAGATTATCCATGGTTTCTACAGATGGTCATAGACTGGCCGTCATCACAAAGGAAATCCCAAAAGATTCGGCCCTAAAAAATTTTGAAGTGATTATACCCTTTAAGACCGTCATGGAGGTTAAAAAACTTTGTGATTCCTCCCCATCTACAGGGAAGCAGGAGGGGGCAGAGGCACAGCGCCATGTACCTGTACTAAATATCGGATTTGGAAATAATCAAATTATTTTCTCCAAAGAAAACACAACCCTTATTTCGCGTCTTATTGATGCGCAATTTCCAGATTATAAACAGGTTATCCCTAGAACTTCCCTTTATCATATCAGTATGAATAAAGAAGCCTTTCACAGAGCGGTTCGAAGGGTTTCCCTTCTTTCTAATGAAAAATCTCGGCTGATCAAGTTTACCATCAGCCCGGGATTATTACACTTAACTTCCTTCGATCCTGAATTGGGAGAAGCCAGAGAAGAATTATCTGTAGAATACAGCGGAGATGAGGTCGTTATTGGCTTTAATGCAAAATACATCAGCGAGTTTCTCTCGGTCATAGAGGGTGAAACTCTCCATATGGAGTTTAACGATCCCCTTAGTCCGGGCTTATTTACCTCTCCAGAAGAAAAAGACTTCCAGTGTGTAATCATGCCCATGCGGGTTTAA
- the recF gene encoding DNA replication/repair protein RecF — protein sequence MYLKNLKLIHFRSFSFLEMEFINGINLIYGPNAAGKTNLLEGIHILSNLRSFRTSGISELIQWEAVSASISGEVTTQEGIQKSLTVLLESNRRMALVQGKRSSPKDYLSLFPTVTFSPDDLGIVKGPPSERRSFMDKGIFQLSPTYWADLSDYNQILKQKNALLKHESLEQSSGKSDLEILQVLNEQMQRVGSRIIYARREYLKKLQEALQRVYKHWLSDHEDIQIIYKSTLGKDFLELNLDGIQGLYQTVLQKMEEKELRYQASLVGPHRDDMEIFLNGRPIHAFGSQGQQRTAVLALKLASSEVYVHHHGEYPALILDDVTSELDPSRNERLLEYLKNNFQVFLSSTVKLPYLENMSSCTSFELSP from the coding sequence TTGTATCTTAAAAACCTTAAGTTGATCCATTTCCGTAGCTTTAGTTTTCTGGAGATGGAATTTATCAACGGCATCAACCTGATATATGGACCCAATGCCGCAGGTAAAACCAATCTGCTGGAAGGTATCCATATTTTATCCAACCTCAGGTCTTTTAGAACTTCAGGGATCTCCGAGCTGATTCAATGGGAGGCAGTCTCTGCCAGCATATCGGGAGAGGTGACCACGCAGGAGGGTATTCAGAAATCTTTAACCGTCCTGTTAGAATCTAATAGACGAATGGCTCTGGTTCAGGGAAAAAGATCTTCACCCAAAGATTACTTAAGCTTATTTCCCACCGTTACTTTCTCCCCAGATGATCTAGGCATCGTCAAGGGCCCTCCGTCCGAACGTCGCAGTTTTATGGATAAAGGAATCTTTCAACTGTCTCCCACCTACTGGGCAGATCTATCAGATTACAATCAGATCCTTAAACAAAAAAATGCTCTTCTCAAGCATGAGAGCCTCGAACAGAGCTCGGGGAAATCGGATTTAGAGATCTTACAGGTTTTAAATGAGCAGATGCAGAGGGTAGGGAGTCGAATTATCTATGCCCGGCGGGAGTATCTCAAAAAACTCCAGGAAGCTCTCCAAAGAGTTTATAAGCACTGGTTGTCCGATCATGAGGATATCCAAATAATATATAAATCAACTCTGGGAAAGGACTTTTTGGAATTAAATCTGGACGGAATCCAGGGGTTATATCAGACGGTCCTACAAAAGATGGAGGAAAAAGAGTTACGTTATCAGGCCTCCCTGGTAGGCCCCCATCGCGACGATATGGAAATTTTCCTGAATGGACGTCCTATCCATGCCTTCGGTTCCCAGGGCCAACAGCGCACCGCCGTTCTTGCCCTCAAGCTGGCATCTTCGGAAGTTTATGTCCATCATCACGGGGAATATCCGGCTCTTATCCTGGACGATGTAACCTCGGAGTTGGATCCTTCTCGAAACGAAAGGCTCCTGGAGTATTTAAAAAATAATTTTCAGGTCTTTCTAAGCTCCACCGTAAAGCTTCCCTACTTGGAAAACATGAGTTCCTGCACATCTTTTGAACTCTCTCCCTAA